The DNA window CCGGACTGTTAATGGTTTAGATCCTATTAGAGACGGTCAATTAATCGTTAATGGCTTTGACCTTGCTGATAAGAAGACCAATGTTAATTTAATTCGAAAAGATGTTGGGATGGTCTTTCAACACTTTAACTTATATAACAATAAGAGTGTTATCGAAAACATCATGCTCGCACCACGAATCGTATTAAAGCGCCCAGAAGATGAAAACCGTGAGTTAGCAATGAAACTGCTTGATAAAGTTGGCCTTGCAAATAAGGCTGAAAGTATGCCTGCTCAGCTATCTGGAGGGCAAAAACAACGAATTGCGATTGCCCGCAGTCTGGCTATGAAGCCTAAATGCCTCCTGTTCGATGAACCAACAAGTGCGCTCGATCCGGAAATGATTGATGATGTTTTAGACGTTATGAAAGATATCGCTAAAAACTCCAACATGACAATGTTAGTAGTGACCCACGAAATGGGCTTTGCACGGGCAGTTGCTGACCGGGTTATTTTTATGGCAGATGGACGAATCTTAGAAGATGATTCAACCAAAAAATTCTTTGGTGATCAGCCTTCTACAGAGCGTGCTCGTAAATTCATGAGTAAAATCAGTGGGCACTAAGGAGGTATAACAATGAAAAAGTATTGGCGATTACTTAGTCTTAGCGCCCTCCTCTTTATCACCCTCCTTACCCTTTCTGCCTGTGGTACTTCAATTGCAAAAAAGGATGTCCTGACTGAGGATATGCGTAGTCAACGAATTACCTGGGGAGTAAAAGCAGATACTCGTCTCTTTGGACTGGAAAATATCCGGACAGGGAAGCTAGAAGGATTTGAAATTGACCTCGCAACAGCTATTACAAAAAAGATCCTCGGCCCACAGGGAAAACCAATTTTTGTTCCTGTAACTAGCGGAACCCGGGTACCACTCCTAAAAAACGGTAATATTGATGCGATTATGGCAACCATGACGATCACTCCTGAGCGAGAAAAGCAAGTTGATTTTACCCATTCTTACTTTGATGCTGGTCAATCTCTCCTAGTTAAAAAGGGAAGTCCGATCAAAAACATCAGCGATTTAAATCGCCGAGGCGCTGTAATTCTTGGTGTTTCTGGATCAAATTCAGTTAAAAACGTTGCGAAGTTTGCTCCTAAAGCACGCGTCCTTCAATTATCTGACTACGCTCAAGCAATGACTGCCCTTAAATCCAAGCAGGGAGATGCCCTTACCACTGATAATGGGATTCTCTATGGGATGGCAGCTGAAAATCCAGGCTATGAAGTTGTCGGTGGTAACTTTACTAAAGAACCTTATGGAATCGCCGTTAACAAAAACCAAGCGCGCTTCCGTAATAAATTAAACTGGGCGTTAAGAGAAGTTGAAAAGGATGGTACTTACAACCGTCTTCTTCTTAAATGGTTTGGGAATGTTAAAGGATTTAATTATCAGGAGATGAAACGCTAATGTTAAATTTAATTATAAATGAGTGGCATCCCCTTTTAACCGGCCTCTGGAATACTATTCTGTGTAGCCTTATCGCATTAATTGGGAGCCTCATTATCGGAACCTTTTTTGCTCTTCTTGAGATTTCGCAACACCGTGTTGTTAAAATAATTGGTCATGTCTATGTAGAGGTCTTTCGTAATATCCCATTATTGGTAATTACAATGGCTTTTTTCCTGATCATTCCAATGTATATTGTTAAAATTAATGGATTTACTGCGGGAACAATTGGCTTAACGCTTTATACGTCCGCCTTTATTGCTGAGACCGTACGCGCTGGAATTAATTCAATTGATCCTGGCCAAATGGAAGGAGCCCTTGCTAATGGACTTACTTATGGACAAGCGATGCGCTACATTGTTTTACCACAAGCATTTCGCGTTGTTATTCCACCACTCGGTAATCAATTTATCAATTTGGTTAAAAACTCATCGGTTCTTGCCTTTGTTGCTGGCTTTGATCTTATGTACCAAGGAAATTTAATTGCAAACGATACCTTAGCAACTATGCCCACGTATTTCATTGTCGGTATCATGTACCTCATCATCACGCTTCCGTTGAGTTATTATATGCGACACCTTGAAAAGAAATTGGCCTAGGAGGGATGATCAATGCAAAACTTTATTGACGCGTATTCATGGATTAATATCCGTTTCCTCCTAGAAGGGCTTTGGATTACAATTGAAGTTTCCGTAATTTCAATTATAATCAGCTTTATTTTGGGAACTTTTCTCGGAATTATTCGTTACGCTAACATCAAATACTTATCAGCAATTGTCGGGTTCATTATCGATATTATCCGTAACCTTCCCCTCCTGCTAATAATTTTCTTCACCTACTTTGGTCTCCCGAATATCGGAATTAAACCAGAAATTATTCCAGCTGCAATTATGGCGCTTTCAATTTTCGAATCGGCAATGGTTGCTGAAATTGTTCGCTCAGGAATAAATTCGATTGATTATGGGCAAACAGAAGGGGCATTAGCTAACGGATTATCTAAGTGGCAAGCTTTACGAATTATTGTCTTACCACAGGCGATTAAGAATATGATGCCGGCCCTCGTTAGCCAGTTCATTTCGTTGGTCAAGGATACATCACTAGCAACAATTATTGTCTTGCCAGAGTTAATGTACCACGCCCAGATCATCTATGGTCAAAACACAAATTATATTATTCCAATGTTCGTTGCTTTAGCAGTCCTATACTTTATTGTCTGCTACTCATTATCATTGTTTGCACGTTATTTGCATAAACACATTGCCTGAGTATTAAAAACGGCGAGACTAGAAAACTTTTTCTAATCTTGCCATTTTTTAATGCTGAATCATAAAATCAAACCGTTGATGCTCTCCCGTTAAGCGATTAACATGTCGTTCCATCACTTGACGTCGTTGTCCAAACATCATCCAAACGGCAATTCCAATAAATACTACTAATTCAATTCCCGTCCCAATCCAATCCTGAACTGTTACTTTGCCAGTCATCAACGTTGAATCAGAAGCAATAAATGCCGTCCAATCTAATAAGAAGTGCATTAACATTGCTAACCACAATTGACCAGTATAAACATAAACAGTTGCAAAAAATAGTCCAATACCGGCTGCACTAACTGCTTGCAAAACAGTCATTGACCATTCTTGAGGGCCATAGTTGGTAAGATGAACAATTCCGAATAAAATTGAGCTCGTTGCCAATGCTAACGGAAGGCGTTGCTTGACATTGCGCCAAGCATAGAATAAGATGCCCAGAATAGCGAAACGGAACAAGGTCTCTTCCATTACCGCAGCTTCAAATGCTGAAAGGGTAAAATCCCAATTAGCACGGTGGAGTCTTGGCATTTCTCCCGTATTTAAGGCCATAAAGATAATATCAACAACAACTAATCCAGCAAATATCCCCCAATTAAAATCACCGCTCCAATGTGGTTTTAATCCTGGCCATGATAAATGCCACGTCCGCATAACAGTTGTCGTAAGAATAAAGAAAGCAACTGCGCCAACTGCACCAGTGGATAATGCTAATAATAAGAAGTGATTATCAACCAAGTCTATTGGTAAGGCAATCAATGGCATGAAAACCACCTGAGCTAACCAGGCAATAAAGATTAGTCGTTCGATGCTCCAATGCATGAATTCACCAATTACGCTTGCAAATGGTGCAAACATTATAAAGTAATAAAAAATCATCATTGTCACAACGCCCCGGGATGGTAAATGTAATAGAACAATAATTTCTCGAACCATTACATCCCAGGCAAACACTAAAATTATCGGCTGGGCAATTACCTGCAGCCATGCATTTAACTTCTTAACTAGTAAGGACACATTAGGCAAGAGTTCAAAGATTAAACCAATTCCTAAAATAGTAACCATGATCAATAATGCTAATGCATCGGTCTGACGATTAAATTCATAATTACGAATCATCATCATCGCTAAAATGACCAGGGTCGCCCCAATTTGAACCCGGTACCAGATCCTTAGATAATCGTTTCCGGTCATTTTTCCTCATCCTCTCTGGGAAATATAAAATAATTGCTAAATATGATCATACCAAACAATCTCCTTAGTTTTAAGAACAAATCTTCTTTTTTTAGTTTAAACCACAAAAGAACTTGCAGGCAAAAAAACCGCAAGTTCTTTTATTGTTTATTTTGTGTTTCCAGTTGCAACTGGTTGTTTCTCTTTACCATTCTTCTTTTTAGAATGTTGCTGAGATTTCCGCTAGGAATGATTATTTTGTCGTTCGTTTTTATGTGCTTGATTATTTTTATTGTTTGGTCGACGATAGTGTTGATTTTCTGAACGATTATTGCCGTTCAAGATTGTCACCATCGGAATAATCACAGGGCGACGACCAGTGCGATCATAAAGCAATTTTTGCAAACGACTGATAATTGTCCGGTTTAATACCCGTTGATCAATGTGTTTGTGATT is part of the Limosilactobacillus reuteri genome and encodes:
- a CDS encoding amino acid ABC transporter ATP-binding protein is translated as MSMIEFHNVQKYYGKFHALKDINLTIDAGETVVLIGPSGSGKSSLIRTVNGLDPIRDGQLIVNGFDLADKKTNVNLIRKDVGMVFQHFNLYNNKSVIENIMLAPRIVLKRPEDENRELAMKLLDKVGLANKAESMPAQLSGGQKQRIAIARSLAMKPKCLLFDEPTSALDPEMIDDVLDVMKDIAKNSNMTMLVVTHEMGFARAVADRVIFMADGRILEDDSTKKFFGDQPSTERARKFMSKISGH
- a CDS encoding transporter substrate-binding domain-containing protein — its product is MKKYWRLLSLSALLFITLLTLSACGTSIAKKDVLTEDMRSQRITWGVKADTRLFGLENIRTGKLEGFEIDLATAITKKILGPQGKPIFVPVTSGTRVPLLKNGNIDAIMATMTITPEREKQVDFTHSYFDAGQSLLVKKGSPIKNISDLNRRGAVILGVSGSNSVKNVAKFAPKARVLQLSDYAQAMTALKSKQGDALTTDNGILYGMAAENPGYEVVGGNFTKEPYGIAVNKNQARFRNKLNWALREVEKDGTYNRLLLKWFGNVKGFNYQEMKR
- a CDS encoding amino acid ABC transporter permease; this encodes MLNLIINEWHPLLTGLWNTILCSLIALIGSLIIGTFFALLEISQHRVVKIIGHVYVEVFRNIPLLVITMAFFLIIPMYIVKINGFTAGTIGLTLYTSAFIAETVRAGINSIDPGQMEGALANGLTYGQAMRYIVLPQAFRVVIPPLGNQFINLVKNSSVLAFVAGFDLMYQGNLIANDTLATMPTYFIVGIMYLIITLPLSYYMRHLEKKLA
- a CDS encoding amino acid ABC transporter permease, yielding MQNFIDAYSWINIRFLLEGLWITIEVSVISIIISFILGTFLGIIRYANIKYLSAIVGFIIDIIRNLPLLLIIFFTYFGLPNIGIKPEIIPAAIMALSIFESAMVAEIVRSGINSIDYGQTEGALANGLSKWQALRIIVLPQAIKNMMPALVSQFISLVKDTSLATIIVLPELMYHAQIIYGQNTNYIIPMFVALAVLYFIVCYSLSLFARYLHKHIA
- a CDS encoding CPBP family intramembrane glutamic endopeptidase, translated to MTGNDYLRIWYRVQIGATLVILAMMMIRNYEFNRQTDALALLIMVTILGIGLIFELLPNVSLLVKKLNAWLQVIAQPIILVFAWDVMVREIIVLLHLPSRGVVTMMIFYYFIMFAPFASVIGEFMHWSIERLIFIAWLAQVVFMPLIALPIDLVDNHFLLLALSTGAVGAVAFFILTTTVMRTWHLSWPGLKPHWSGDFNWGIFAGLVVVDIIFMALNTGEMPRLHRANWDFTLSAFEAAVMEETLFRFAILGILFYAWRNVKQRLPLALATSSILFGIVHLTNYGPQEWSMTVLQAVSAAGIGLFFATVYVYTGQLWLAMLMHFLLDWTAFIASDSTLMTGKVTVQDWIGTGIELVVFIGIAVWMMFGQRRQVMERHVNRLTGEHQRFDFMIQH